In a single window of the Hydrogenobaculum sp. 3684 genome:
- a CDS encoding translocation/assembly module TamB domain-containing protein produces the protein MKKFLRVLVLVLALYFLVLNPIYFIYKHHISFGYKNRSFYVKNLAFKIDGKDIKINKIIFYRLGIGIKGLSYSSKPRYFYLKDGDIYIYHKHIYADANQLNIILVAQENKPSNVPDFNLRLYERFYKILHVNVKNLYIAGADRFSDNAFALFIPRVSLKDGILHTEDYARYVYLSKSSKQELYVYVPKAYLENGYFVAKDVNAVSSLYDFNINFWWAHRIGKAIASGFVIPIKTPVFETSTLNGILKAFIKNKDVYFTSNLKIDNIYIPKLKPIKNASFDIKGSVLDQGGVSFDGILKSPLAELYINYTDTQNDFDIKVKNLYLTNKDIASNIKYTIDLYAGGKLFYSLDNKILNLDLKLSNVRLYKYKFGIGLLKGKLDFKRKNAGSLYYSLYGNQSVKGYIAFNNKNIFTKANLDNFYISYNNVNASISGILQANLYPKFFVEGYLNASSIKAPYVNVSSLPIMLSYKDNIFTLSSDSSYMSALFTYQKNIINGYVKPKHLMIYKYINGAIYTVNLTNGIITISNNSIYINNVGFSASNSKNLYAFGNINGAGTLKNISGNVEISNASYSFLKNIKGNVYFSYKNNMLNLKPTLQEQNFLLTSNLNISKSINFNAKLIGKNKILHVDLAFNGSVDNKENINAVGFVVYKGIKIPINFYIKDENGIYTMYANGFDIKYKNLYINVASIRGSSQKDGNINWKTDGFKVYLYNQPILESSVIDGVLSLKPFYLKSNQAHIDGLFKGSFYFGYDKKFYTSSNGVIDIDDTLAFIKSKLPFLLAGNINYAINIDDKDINLYLKSQKPVLLLSKYLSLPLYSDINLDIKTSKNGYFTPVNLVFSSSNGKHLIAFNITTSNHNIYIGSSLKRLPVYLYSKNGYYQGFVDGVVNTSYVFKNLSSFIDIKGYLDPRGILYIKSFSTGSSYGSSPKLPKNLYMNIDIKNSTPITVMLPEGNIYTGIEGKVFARNGNFGYNLNLKAFSGELTYSDKTFYVRYGMLKLRDANKYINVLLMSPGDSYNTYISLVGNLEDPTFDIYSNPPMPRNELLSSFILNKSGIAALPINAMASKLAKYSPSGLASSIFGTNVNLSVYPSQSANGSLNTNVEMSKDISKNIKLKAHISTSQNPLDTYYGGSIKLTPNTSIELQMYGNGSSEGDMSFEKRFDFGR, from the coding sequence ATCATAAACATATATATGCCGATGCCAACCAGTTAAACATCATCCTTGTGGCCCAAGAAAACAAACCTTCAAATGTGCCAGATTTTAATCTAAGGCTTTACGAAAGATTTTACAAAATACTTCATGTAAATGTTAAAAATCTTTATATAGCTGGTGCAGATAGATTTTCAGACAACGCTTTTGCACTTTTTATACCCAGAGTTAGCCTTAAAGATGGCATTCTTCATACAGAAGATTATGCTCGTTATGTTTATCTTAGTAAAAGCTCAAAACAAGAGCTTTATGTATATGTGCCAAAAGCATACCTTGAAAATGGTTATTTTGTAGCAAAGGATGTAAACGCCGTGTCCTCTTTGTACGATTTTAATATAAACTTTTGGTGGGCTCATAGAATAGGTAAAGCTATAGCTTCTGGTTTTGTAATACCTATAAAAACACCGGTTTTTGAGACTTCCACGTTAAACGGTATTTTAAAAGCTTTTATAAAAAATAAAGATGTATATTTTACATCGAACCTAAAAATAGACAATATATACATACCAAAGTTAAAACCTATAAAAAATGCTTCTTTTGATATAAAGGGATCTGTTTTAGATCAAGGGGGTGTGTCTTTTGACGGTATCTTAAAAAGCCCTTTGGCAGAGCTTTATATAAATTATACGGATACACAAAACGATTTTGATATAAAGGTAAAAAATCTTTATTTAACCAACAAAGATATAGCTTCAAATATAAAATATACTATAGATTTATACGCTGGTGGAAAACTATTTTACAGCTTAGACAACAAAATCCTAAACTTAGATTTAAAACTTTCAAATGTAAGACTTTACAAGTATAAATTTGGTATTGGGCTTTTAAAGGGAAAACTTGATTTTAAAAGAAAAAACGCTGGTAGTTTGTATTACTCTTTGTATGGAAATCAAAGTGTAAAAGGTTATATAGCTTTTAATAACAAAAACATTTTTACAAAAGCGAACTTGGATAATTTTTATATCTCTTACAACAATGTAAACGCTTCTATAAGCGGTATTTTACAAGCAAATCTTTATCCTAAGTTTTTTGTAGAAGGATATTTAAACGCATCTTCTATAAAAGCCCCTTATGTAAATGTTAGTTCTTTACCTATAATGCTTTCTTACAAAGATAATATTTTTACACTTTCTAGTGATTCATCTTATATGAGTGCTTTATTTACTTATCAGAAAAATATTATAAATGGCTATGTAAAACCAAAGCACCTTATGATTTACAAGTATATAAACGGTGCAATTTATACCGTCAATTTAACAAATGGTATTATCACTATATCAAACAACAGCATATATATAAACAACGTAGGGTTTAGCGCTTCAAATTCAAAAAATCTTTACGCTTTTGGCAATATAAATGGTGCTGGAACTCTTAAAAATATCTCTGGAAACGTTGAGATATCAAATGCAAGTTATAGCTTTTTGAAAAATATAAAAGGAAATGTATATTTTTCTTATAAAAACAATATGCTTAATCTAAAACCCACTTTGCAAGAACAAAACTTTTTACTTACTTCAAATCTAAACATATCAAAGTCAATAAACTTCAATGCTAAACTAATAGGTAAAAATAAGATTTTGCATGTGGATTTGGCTTTTAACGGTAGTGTTGATAATAAAGAAAATATAAACGCCGTTGGTTTTGTAGTTTATAAAGGTATAAAAATACCTATAAACTTTTATATAAAAGATGAAAACGGTATATATACTATGTACGCAAATGGTTTTGATATTAAGTATAAAAACCTTTATATAAATGTGGCAAGTATAAGAGGATCTTCTCAAAAAGATGGCAATATAAATTGGAAAACAGATGGATTTAAGGTATATCTTTACAATCAGCCTATTTTGGAAAGCTCAGTTATAGATGGTGTACTTAGTTTAAAACCTTTTTATTTGAAATCAAACCAAGCACATATAGATGGTCTTTTTAAGGGAAGTTTTTACTTTGGCTACGATAAGAAGTTTTATACAAGCTCAAACGGTGTTATAGATATAGATGATACTTTGGCCTTCATCAAATCAAAGCTTCCTTTCTTACTAGCTGGTAACATAAACTACGCTATTAATATAGATGATAAAGACATAAACTTATATCTTAAAAGCCAAAAACCTGTTTTACTTCTTTCAAAATATTTATCTTTACCTTTGTACAGCGATATAAACCTTGATATAAAAACCTCTAAAAATGGCTATTTTACACCTGTTAACCTTGTATTTTCATCTTCTAATGGTAAACATTTAATAGCTTTTAATATAACAACCTCTAACCATAACATTTATATAGGTTCTTCTTTAAAGAGATTACCAGTTTATTTATATTCAAAAAATGGCTATTATCAAGGATTCGTAGATGGAGTTGTCAATACAAGCTATGTTTTTAAAAATCTTTCTTCTTTTATAGATATAAAAGGGTACCTTGATCCAAGGGGTATTCTTTATATCAAAAGCTTTTCCACTGGTTCTTCTTATGGAAGCTCTCCTAAACTCCCTAAAAATCTTTATATGAATATAGATATTAAAAACTCAACACCGATTACCGTCATGTTGCCAGAGGGAAACATATACACTGGTATAGAAGGAAAAGTCTTTGCAAGAAATGGAAATTTTGGTTATAATCTAAATTTGAAGGCTTTCAGTGGAGAGCTTACTTACTCTGACAAAACATTTTACGTAAGGTATGGCATGCTAAAACTAAGAGATGCCAACAAGTATATAAACGTACTCTTGATGTCGCCAGGAGACTCTTACAACACCTATATATCGTTGGTGGGAAATTTGGAAGATCCTACTTTTGATATATACTCAAATCCACCTATGCCAAGAAATGAGCTTTTGTCTTCTTTCATATTAAATAAATCTGGTATAGCAGCACTTCCTATCAATGCTATGGCAAGCAAATTAGCAAAATACTCACCTTCTGGTTTGGCAAGCAGCATATTTGGGACAAATGTAAACTTAAGCGTATATCCAAGTCAAAGTGCAAACGGTAGCTTAAATACAAATGTAGAAATGAGCAAAGACATATCAAAGAATATAAAACTAAAAGCTCATATTAGCACAAGCCAAAATCCTCTTGATACTTATTATGGGGGTTCTATAAAACTAACCCCAAACACCTCTATAGAGTTGCAGATGTATGGAAATGGCTCTTCGGAAGGTGATATGAGTTTTGAAAAACGCTTTGATTTTGGTAGATGA
- the recG gene encoding ATP-dependent DNA helicase RecG, whose protein sequence is MMEDLEKPISLIKDLLSSDIKLERAKGFGAYLSNALKPYISESLYKSLNIIDELSKEKKKALLEQILQELEAFKRPNYLSISTQKQKLRRLRDLNIKIEDMDFLNKNQKKILHASGLNTLMDVLWYFPYTYENRLVSKSISSLALDTYGTVLVKIENLIYDEKEKYPFSIITTDGKTKLALKFKAKDKSVMGWYQKGQNIVVYGMLKEFRGQKYMIHPKIFSESSKEIDIVKPVYPLERFEDPQSLLASSSQKRRKLLESSIKAILNYYKDYWQNLQDILPEEFLKDNDLIPLSTAFKIIHAEDYFKDFKSFESMLSKAKKRFLYEEIFVFELAMLKRRSLVKSLNAPSINADPDSIIKEAQSHISFPLTNAQKRAITEIINDMKSTKPMSRLLQGDVGSGKTMVSIASALAVLKEGFQVALMVPTEILANQHYKNFHDFFSKLGYRVGLLTSSTSKTDIHKLISIGEINVVIGTHALVQEKVKFKNLGLAIVDEQHRFGVAQRQILLEKNNNLMPHMLYMSATPIPRTIAMGIFGDLDISVLDEMPAMRKPVKTSVLYSDNQKDMAFLIEHIKKELSNGNKVYIVYPLIEESEKLDLKAAQTEYEKWKNIFEDYKVLLLHGRMNDREKSSVMEEFKESGHILVSTTVIEVGIDVKEASTIVIEDAHRFGLSQLHQLRGRVGRGDKEGYCFLLVNSSFIKSQKITEQNATLQRLRIMVKTRNGFEISLEDLKLRGPGDVLGLSQSGYFGFNFADLKNEEHLRLMSTIREAIPKYKKGISEDLMWFVNKKYMDEKVIVA, encoded by the coding sequence ATGATGGAAGATTTAGAAAAACCCATATCCCTTATAAAAGATTTACTTTCAAGCGATATTAAGTTAGAAAGGGCAAAAGGTTTTGGGGCTTATCTTAGCAACGCATTAAAACCATACATATCAGAAAGCCTTTATAAAAGCCTAAATATAATAGACGAACTTTCAAAGGAAAAGAAAAAAGCCCTTTTAGAACAAATACTTCAAGAGTTAGAGGCTTTTAAAAGACCAAACTACCTATCTATATCAACTCAAAAGCAAAAACTTAGAAGGCTAAGGGATTTAAACATAAAGATAGAGGATATGGATTTTCTAAATAAAAACCAAAAGAAGATACTCCATGCAAGCGGTCTAAATACCCTAATGGATGTACTTTGGTATTTTCCATACACTTATGAAAATAGGCTTGTGTCAAAATCAATTTCCTCATTAGCTTTAGATACTTATGGCACTGTTTTAGTGAAGATAGAAAACCTCATATATGACGAAAAAGAAAAATACCCTTTTAGTATAATCACAACAGACGGTAAAACTAAACTAGCTTTAAAGTTTAAGGCAAAAGATAAGTCTGTGATGGGCTGGTACCAGAAGGGACAAAATATAGTAGTATATGGTATGCTAAAAGAGTTTAGAGGCCAGAAATATATGATACATCCAAAGATATTTAGTGAGTCATCAAAAGAAATAGATATCGTAAAACCTGTTTATCCGTTGGAAAGATTTGAAGATCCCCAAAGCTTACTAGCTTCCTCTTCTCAAAAAAGAAGAAAGCTCTTAGAGTCTTCTATAAAAGCAATATTAAACTACTACAAAGATTACTGGCAAAATTTACAAGATATATTACCAGAGGAGTTTTTAAAAGACAACGATTTGATACCTCTTTCTACAGCTTTTAAGATAATACACGCTGAGGATTACTTTAAAGACTTTAAAAGCTTTGAATCTATGCTATCAAAAGCCAAAAAACGGTTTTTATACGAAGAAATATTTGTATTTGAACTTGCCATGTTAAAAAGGCGCTCTTTGGTAAAATCTCTAAACGCTCCTTCTATAAACGCTGACCCAGATAGCATAATAAAAGAGGCGCAATCTCATATAAGCTTTCCTCTTACAAATGCACAAAAAAGAGCTATCACAGAAATAATAAACGATATGAAATCTACAAAACCGATGAGTAGGTTGCTTCAAGGGGATGTGGGAAGCGGTAAAACTATGGTAAGTATAGCCAGCGCTTTGGCGGTGCTAAAAGAAGGTTTTCAAGTGGCTCTGATGGTGCCCACTGAGATATTGGCAAACCAGCATTATAAAAACTTTCATGATTTTTTCTCAAAGTTAGGTTATAGAGTTGGGCTTTTAACATCTTCAACATCAAAAACAGACATTCACAAACTTATATCTATAGGGGAGATAAATGTAGTAATAGGTACCCATGCTTTGGTCCAAGAAAAAGTAAAGTTTAAAAACCTTGGTCTTGCCATAGTAGATGAACAGCATCGCTTTGGCGTAGCTCAAAGGCAAATACTGTTAGAAAAAAACAACAACCTTATGCCCCATATGCTTTATATGAGTGCTACTCCTATACCTAGGACTATAGCGATGGGGATTTTTGGAGATTTAGATATTTCTGTTTTAGATGAAATGCCAGCCATGAGAAAGCCAGTAAAAACCTCTGTTTTGTATTCAGACAATCAAAAGGATATGGCGTTTTTGATAGAGCATATAAAAAAAGAGCTATCAAACGGCAACAAAGTATACATAGTTTATCCTCTTATAGAAGAGTCCGAAAAACTAGATTTAAAAGCTGCTCAAACCGAATATGAGAAATGGAAAAATATATTTGAAGATTACAAAGTGCTTCTTTTGCATGGTCGTATGAATGACAGGGAAAAATCAAGCGTTATGGAAGAGTTTAAAGAAAGTGGGCATATATTGGTATCCACCACCGTTATAGAAGTAGGTATAGATGTAAAAGAGGCTAGTACTATTGTTATAGAGGATGCTCACAGGTTTGGTTTGTCTCAGCTTCATCAGTTAAGAGGAAGAGTAGGTAGAGGTGATAAAGAAGGCTATTGTTTCTTATTGGTAAATAGCTCTTTTATTAAAAGCCAAAAAATTACAGAACAAAATGCCACGTTGCAAAGATTACGTATTATGGTAAAAACTAGAAATGGTTTTGAAATATCTTTAGAAGATTTAAAATTAAGAGGACCTGGTGATGTGCTTGGACTTTCACAATCTGGTTATTTTGGTTTTAATTTTGCAGATTTAAAAAACGAAGAACATCTAAGATTGATGAGTACCATAAGAGAGGCTATTCCAAAGTACAAAAAAGGTATAAGCGAAGATCTTATGTGGTTTGTAAATAAAAAGTATATGGATGAGAAGGTTATTGTGGCTTAG